The Pontibacter korlensis sequence GAAAAGTGAGTATAGAAATAAACTGAACCGATTAAAAAAGCTGGGCCTACTGCATTTTGAACGCATAACTGATTTTGAAACCTTCTCAGCAATTCTTCCTGAGCTGACTGTTCAGTACGATTTCAGGCAAGGGGCCATGTTTAATAAGAATCAGTTTAGGGAGAATTCTTCAAAACAAAAATTTCTTTTAGAGTTATTTGAGCAGGATCTGCTACATGTTTCTGTGCTAAGAGCAGGCAATGAGCTTTTAGCTTCTATAGTTGCTATAGCAGGCAAAAAGTGGGTGCATTTAGGTGGCATCAACATACATAGTCCATTCAATGCACATTATTATTCACCTGGGTTTGTGAATTTTCTGATGTTAGGGCAGCAGTTGGCACAGGAGGGGTATGCCGTTTTTGACTTGACACCAGGAGGTGATGCCTACAAAGAGCGAATGGCTACTAGACATGACCACGTGTATGAACTTGTGGTAACTAGTAGTTTTACATCCCATTTCAAAAGGCGCCTAAAGAAGCATATACATGATAGAATGGTGAAGACTGGGGTTAGGCCTATGAGTGTGGAGCTCTCATTAAGGAAGAAAAAGTATTTATTAAAGGAAAGGTTGAAAGCCTTAAAGCAGCCGAGAGATTTCCTCAGGTTTATTAACCAATTGGCTGGTAGTTCTAAAAAGACACCTGAAAAGCTTCTTAAGATCAGTTTAAATCCCGCTACAGCCACTTCTACCCTTGAAGTTAATGCTAATAACCTGAGTGATTTGCTGAACTATGAACCTGCTATAGGGTGCTTAACCCGCTGGGAGTTTTTGGAGGATGCAATGCGAAGGTTTGAGGTGGGGGAGACCTCGTATACCTGGAGCTTGGAAGGAAAATTAATGGCCTGTGTGTGGCATAGTGGAGGCAACGATAAAACGAATAATGAGCAGGCTGCAACTGTACTCCATAGTATTTACTTACATCCTTTTGCACAAGACAGATTAGGAGAATTTCTTTTAGCAGTAGGTAGAAAAGCATCTGAAGATAAACAAAATATTGACCTGTACCTTCTAAGCAGTCCAAGTTTGATCAACATGAACAATACACTTGAGGAATGGAAGGATTCATAAGAATCTTCTAAATAAATCCTAAACCTGTTCCAATA is a genomic window containing:
- a CDS encoding GNAT family N-acetyltransferase — protein: MQDNTTYEVVKVSYRAVGVEVVIGEGVYDLLNNITFQSAWDNLLESCAWSTVFQSRSFVSTWYNVYQNEYLPILVKNENEGELIGLLAMALPLSALRECDTKTAKGRIVGAGQYEAEYQTWLALESNGESFIQDALSAMRKQFPLCEIQLRYLPPNTPIGWAMGESKWVKRVVLQPSRRPLMDMGMPDFSKLFKKSEYRNKLNRLKKLGLLHFERITDFETFSAILPELTVQYDFRQGAMFNKNQFRENSSKQKFLLELFEQDLLHVSVLRAGNELLASIVAIAGKKWVHLGGINIHSPFNAHYYSPGFVNFLMLGQQLAQEGYAVFDLTPGGDAYKERMATRHDHVYELVVTSSFTSHFKRRLKKHIHDRMVKTGVRPMSVELSLRKKKYLLKERLKALKQPRDFLRFINQLAGSSKKTPEKLLKISLNPATATSTLEVNANNLSDLLNYEPAIGCLTRWEFLEDAMRRFEVGETSYTWSLEGKLMACVWHSGGNDKTNNEQAATVLHSIYLHPFAQDRLGEFLLAVGRKASEDKQNIDLYLLSSPSLINMNNTLEEWKDS